Proteins encoded in a region of the Ziziphus jujuba cultivar Dongzao chromosome 3, ASM3175591v1 genome:
- the LOC107422801 gene encoding uncharacterized protein LOC107422801 isoform X2, giving the protein MKNHASSFLKEKDDISNQMNSQIFEFCDPDQLFPETLQNSEVTSCSNGCYEENSPYATQLPLPPDIEKFNSYQDNNANTDNAATAPTPTTTSTTSTTTTATTAATNNNTNNTNNMSIIFDTHEEIDNDISASIDFSPSPPFSVPHLILTSQQEQFDYSSVEPQISLADNSVIEGLSHYPSDSVGPIMPGPLPSVFEEDCLSSVPSYVALNPSSPSCAFLGSTMGTYLSAGAMNAATLSADNSGIFAGSILMASELQPQELEYQGDSGGIYCPDSIQRVFNPGELQRFRFEGLLFETYGPKSSMELHRATSTALSTESQQLVAVGGAGNSTSLATEIPNMGDQNFKVGKLSVEQRKEKIHRYMKKRNERNFSKKIKYACRKTLADSRPRVRGRFAKNDDFGETPRPACSNHEEEEDEEVVVKEEDEMVDSSDIFAHISGVNSFKCNYPIQSWI; this is encoded by the exons ATGAAGAATCATGCTTCTAGTTTTCTTAAAGAAAAG GATGATATTTCTAACCAGATGAATTCTCAAATTTTCGAATTCTGTGATCCTGATCAACTTTTCCCAGAGACCCTTCAGAACTCTGAGGTCACTTCTTGCTCCAATGGTTGCTATGAAGAGAACTCACCATATGCTACACAACTTCCATTACCCCCTGATATAGAAAAGTTCAATAGCTACCAGGACAACAATGCTAATACTGACAACGCTGCCACTGCCCCCACCCCAACAACTACCAGCACCACCAGCACCACTACCACTGCTACAACTGCAGCTACTAACAACAATACCAACAATACTAACAACATGTCCATAATCTTTGACACACATGAGGAAATTGACAATGACATCTCAGCTTCCATTGACTTCTCTCCATCCCCTCCCTTTTCTGTGCCTCATTTAATTCTCACTTCCCAGCAAGAACAGTTTGATTATTCTTCAGTAGAGCCACAAATTTCTTTAGCAGATAATTCTGTTATTGAGGGACTTTCCCATTATCCTAGTGACTCAGTTGGGCCTATTATGCCGGGTCCATTACCATCAGTTTTCGAAGAGGACTGCTTGTCTTCAGTGCCTTCTTATGTAGCTCTTAACCCTTCTTCTCCTTCCTGTGCTTTTCTTGGATCCACCATGGGAACTTACTTGTCTGCTGGGGCTATGAACGCTGCTACCTTATCTGCTGACAATTCTGGGATTTTCGCTGGCAGTATTCTCATGGCTTCTGAGTTGCAGCCACAGGAACTGGAATATCAGGGAGACAGTGGTGGAATTTACTGTCCTGATTCAATTCAAAGGGTTTTTAACCCTGGAGAACTTCAG AGATTCAGATTTGAAGGACTTCTGTTTGAGACTTATGGTCCAAAATCATCCATGGAGCTACATAGGGCCACATCCACT GCACTTAGCACTGAAAGCCAACAACTGGTTGCTGTGGGTGGAGCTGGGAATTCTACTTCTTTAGCTACAGAGATTCCAAATATGGGAGACCAAAATTTCAAAGTAGGAAAGCTCTCTGTTGAACAGAGGAAGGAGAAAATCCACAGGTACATGAAGAAAAGGAATGAAAGGAACTTCAGCAAGAAAATCAAG TATGCCTGTCGTAAAACGCTCGCAGACAGCAGACCTCGAGTTAGAGGAAGGTTTGCTAAGAATGATGACTTTGGAGAGACCCCAAGGCCTGCATGTAGCAATCATGAAGAGGAGGAGGATGAAGAA GTTGTGGTGAAAGAGGAGGATGAAATGGTTGACTCCTCTGATATCTTTGCTCATATCAGTGGAGTGAACTCATTCAAATGTAACTATCCCATCCAATCCTGGATCTGA
- the LOC107422801 gene encoding uncharacterized protein LOC107422801 isoform X1, whose amino-acid sequence MLQDVIHQHHHHHHQPHEQIPIDDISNQMNSQIFEFCDPDQLFPETLQNSEVTSCSNGCYEENSPYATQLPLPPDIEKFNSYQDNNANTDNAATAPTPTTTSTTSTTTTATTAATNNNTNNTNNMSIIFDTHEEIDNDISASIDFSPSPPFSVPHLILTSQQEQFDYSSVEPQISLADNSVIEGLSHYPSDSVGPIMPGPLPSVFEEDCLSSVPSYVALNPSSPSCAFLGSTMGTYLSAGAMNAATLSADNSGIFAGSILMASELQPQELEYQGDSGGIYCPDSIQRVFNPGELQRFRFEGLLFETYGPKSSMELHRATSTALSTESQQLVAVGGAGNSTSLATEIPNMGDQNFKVGKLSVEQRKEKIHRYMKKRNERNFSKKIKYACRKTLADSRPRVRGRFAKNDDFGETPRPACSNHEEEEDEEVVVKEEDEMVDSSDIFAHISGVNSFKCNYPIQSWI is encoded by the exons ATGTTGCAGGACGTGATTCaccaacatcatcatcatcatcatcagcctCATGAGCAGATACCCATT GATGATATTTCTAACCAGATGAATTCTCAAATTTTCGAATTCTGTGATCCTGATCAACTTTTCCCAGAGACCCTTCAGAACTCTGAGGTCACTTCTTGCTCCAATGGTTGCTATGAAGAGAACTCACCATATGCTACACAACTTCCATTACCCCCTGATATAGAAAAGTTCAATAGCTACCAGGACAACAATGCTAATACTGACAACGCTGCCACTGCCCCCACCCCAACAACTACCAGCACCACCAGCACCACTACCACTGCTACAACTGCAGCTACTAACAACAATACCAACAATACTAACAACATGTCCATAATCTTTGACACACATGAGGAAATTGACAATGACATCTCAGCTTCCATTGACTTCTCTCCATCCCCTCCCTTTTCTGTGCCTCATTTAATTCTCACTTCCCAGCAAGAACAGTTTGATTATTCTTCAGTAGAGCCACAAATTTCTTTAGCAGATAATTCTGTTATTGAGGGACTTTCCCATTATCCTAGTGACTCAGTTGGGCCTATTATGCCGGGTCCATTACCATCAGTTTTCGAAGAGGACTGCTTGTCTTCAGTGCCTTCTTATGTAGCTCTTAACCCTTCTTCTCCTTCCTGTGCTTTTCTTGGATCCACCATGGGAACTTACTTGTCTGCTGGGGCTATGAACGCTGCTACCTTATCTGCTGACAATTCTGGGATTTTCGCTGGCAGTATTCTCATGGCTTCTGAGTTGCAGCCACAGGAACTGGAATATCAGGGAGACAGTGGTGGAATTTACTGTCCTGATTCAATTCAAAGGGTTTTTAACCCTGGAGAACTTCAG AGATTCAGATTTGAAGGACTTCTGTTTGAGACTTATGGTCCAAAATCATCCATGGAGCTACATAGGGCCACATCCACT GCACTTAGCACTGAAAGCCAACAACTGGTTGCTGTGGGTGGAGCTGGGAATTCTACTTCTTTAGCTACAGAGATTCCAAATATGGGAGACCAAAATTTCAAAGTAGGAAAGCTCTCTGTTGAACAGAGGAAGGAGAAAATCCACAGGTACATGAAGAAAAGGAATGAAAGGAACTTCAGCAAGAAAATCAAG TATGCCTGTCGTAAAACGCTCGCAGACAGCAGACCTCGAGTTAGAGGAAGGTTTGCTAAGAATGATGACTTTGGAGAGACCCCAAGGCCTGCATGTAGCAATCATGAAGAGGAGGAGGATGAAGAA GTTGTGGTGAAAGAGGAGGATGAAATGGTTGACTCCTCTGATATCTTTGCTCATATCAGTGGAGTGAACTCATTCAAATGTAACTATCCCATCCAATCCTGGATCTGA
- the LOC107422816 gene encoding uncharacterized protein LOC107422816 isoform X2, whose product MGFMSDSMSPKIVSGVAFDSARFVFKCPSAAGTGVEVITPAGQWILGSIMGSKSMINILKSPIFNQLGALDSNTNFGSIDSNYVNDSICYDIMGSPSGLSLSSPLKLDNGTPAMGKHKYGPGNRTGAPLKRLISMSSTNSACSEQSSSSASATVTQGMLQCTWKGGNPHFVFFTDDQREVYVANLWKFESKDEKVLDYMYLFHSGKGCQKDHEIRDSDSQLVGKMRVSNSFSLCPNNSKIMETEFVLFGGNESCALEMNTSSSHNIRKSKGLSKKVVEVFRTGHSSKQKTTSKLTGSSASLGYCIIESSLNTGDKLSAVGGPTLSDDHPPPNFELAAIVVKEHLPETRKEEVGGWGLKFLKKVGVKHVVKSKEASVPSECCQNITDCSTSMDVLIPAGLHGGPRTRNGGPSSIIERWRSGGHCECGGWDMGCPLTVLKPRPKKEVLPQTKIQGECKSFDLVIQGSEHGGPTLRIVNVHDDLYYIHFQPTLSILQSFSIAVAMIHTKSPTLRPKNVHELK is encoded by the exons ATGGGCTTTATGTCTGACAGCATGAGTCCTAAAATTGTAAGTGGAGTTGCATTTGATTCAGCTAGGTTTGTCTTCAAATGTCCATCTGCTGCTGGGACTGGAGTTGAAGTCATAACACCTGCAGGACAGTGGATTTTAGGTTCAATCATGGGGAGCAAGAGTATGATAAACATCCTGAAAAGCCCTATTTTTAACCAATTAGGTGCCTTAGATAGCAATACAAACTTTGGAAGTATAGATTCAAATTATGTCAACGACTCAATATGCTATGATATTATGGGTTCTCCTAGTGGATTAAGTCTCTCTTCTCCACTGAAGCTAGATAATGGTACACCAGCCATGGGAAAGCATAAATATGGACCTGGAAACAGAACCGGAGCTCCACTGAAAAGGCTTATTTCTATGTCTAGCACAAACTCTGCATGTTCTGAGCAATCTTCTTCTTCAGCTTCTGCCACTGTTACTCAAGGGATGCTCCAATGCACATGGAAGGGGGGCAATcctcattttgttttctttacagATGATCAGAGGGAAGTCTATGTAGCCAACCTGTGGAAGTTTGAGTCAAAGGATGAAAAGGTTCTGGACTATATGTATTTGTTCCATTCAGGGAAGGGTTGTCAAAAAGACCATGAAATTCGTGACAGTGATTCACAGCTTGTTGGTAAGATGAGGGTGTCAAATTCTTTTTCTCTCTGCCCAAACAATTCCAAAATCATGGAGActgaatttgttttgtttggtgGTAATGAAAGTTGTGCATTAGAGATGAATACTTCTTCTAGTCATAATATCAGGAAGAGCAAGGGGTTATCAAAGAAGGTTGTGGAAGTGTTCAGGACAGGTCACTCGTCTAAACAGAAAACTACCTCCAAATTAACTGGATCAAGTGCCTCACTAGGTTATTGTATTATCGAGTCAAGCCTAAATACAGGTGACAAACTTAGTGCAGTAGGTGGCCCCACTTTGTCAGATGATCATCCTCCTCCAAATTTTGAATTAGCTGCCATTGTTGTAAAAGAGCATCTCCCTGAAACTCGAAAAGAGGAAGTTGGAGGTTGGGGCTTGAAATTTCTTAAGAAAGTTGGGGTCAAACACGTTGTCAAGTCTAAGGAAGCCTCAGTTCCTTCAGAATGTTGTCAAAATATTACTGATTGCTCTACAAGTATGGACGTTCTAATCCCAGCAGGTCTTCATGGTGGGCCAAGAACCAGAAATGGTGGCCCTTCAAGTATCATTGAAAGATGGAGATCTGGTGGACACTGTGAGTGTGGTGGTTGGGACATGGGTTGCCCTCTCACTGTACTTAAGCCTAGACCAAAGAAAGAAGTTTTGCCCCAAACAAAAATTCAGGGGGAATGCAAGTCGTTTGATTTAGTTATACAG GGTTCAGAACATGGTGGTCCCACGTTGAGGATTGTGAATGTGCATGATGATTTGTATTATATTCACTTTCAACCAACTCTGTCAATTCTGCAGTCTTTCTCGATTGCAGTAGCTATGATCCACACAAAGAGCCCCACTCTCCGGCCCAAAAATGTACATGAGTTGAAGTAG
- the LOC107422801 gene encoding uncharacterized protein LOC107422801 isoform X3: MLQDVIHQHHHHHHQPHEQIPIDDISNQMNSQIFEFCDPDQLFPETLQNSEVTSCSNGCYEENSPYATQLPLPPDIEKFNSYQDNNANTDNAATAPTPTTTSTTSTTTTATTAATNNNTNNTNNMSIIFDTHEEIDNDISASIDFSPSPPFSVPHLILTSQQEQFDYSSVEPQISLADNSVIEGLSHYPSDSVGPIMPGPLPSVFEEDCLSSVPSYVALNPSSPSCAFLGSTMGTYLSAGAMNAATLSADNSGIFAGSILMASELQPQELEYQGDSGGIYCPDSIQRVFNPGELQALSTESQQLVAVGGAGNSTSLATEIPNMGDQNFKVGKLSVEQRKEKIHRYMKKRNERNFSKKIKYACRKTLADSRPRVRGRFAKNDDFGETPRPACSNHEEEEDEEVVVKEEDEMVDSSDIFAHISGVNSFKCNYPIQSWI, encoded by the exons ATGTTGCAGGACGTGATTCaccaacatcatcatcatcatcatcagcctCATGAGCAGATACCCATT GATGATATTTCTAACCAGATGAATTCTCAAATTTTCGAATTCTGTGATCCTGATCAACTTTTCCCAGAGACCCTTCAGAACTCTGAGGTCACTTCTTGCTCCAATGGTTGCTATGAAGAGAACTCACCATATGCTACACAACTTCCATTACCCCCTGATATAGAAAAGTTCAATAGCTACCAGGACAACAATGCTAATACTGACAACGCTGCCACTGCCCCCACCCCAACAACTACCAGCACCACCAGCACCACTACCACTGCTACAACTGCAGCTACTAACAACAATACCAACAATACTAACAACATGTCCATAATCTTTGACACACATGAGGAAATTGACAATGACATCTCAGCTTCCATTGACTTCTCTCCATCCCCTCCCTTTTCTGTGCCTCATTTAATTCTCACTTCCCAGCAAGAACAGTTTGATTATTCTTCAGTAGAGCCACAAATTTCTTTAGCAGATAATTCTGTTATTGAGGGACTTTCCCATTATCCTAGTGACTCAGTTGGGCCTATTATGCCGGGTCCATTACCATCAGTTTTCGAAGAGGACTGCTTGTCTTCAGTGCCTTCTTATGTAGCTCTTAACCCTTCTTCTCCTTCCTGTGCTTTTCTTGGATCCACCATGGGAACTTACTTGTCTGCTGGGGCTATGAACGCTGCTACCTTATCTGCTGACAATTCTGGGATTTTCGCTGGCAGTATTCTCATGGCTTCTGAGTTGCAGCCACAGGAACTGGAATATCAGGGAGACAGTGGTGGAATTTACTGTCCTGATTCAATTCAAAGGGTTTTTAACCCTGGAGAACTTCAG GCACTTAGCACTGAAAGCCAACAACTGGTTGCTGTGGGTGGAGCTGGGAATTCTACTTCTTTAGCTACAGAGATTCCAAATATGGGAGACCAAAATTTCAAAGTAGGAAAGCTCTCTGTTGAACAGAGGAAGGAGAAAATCCACAGGTACATGAAGAAAAGGAATGAAAGGAACTTCAGCAAGAAAATCAAG TATGCCTGTCGTAAAACGCTCGCAGACAGCAGACCTCGAGTTAGAGGAAGGTTTGCTAAGAATGATGACTTTGGAGAGACCCCAAGGCCTGCATGTAGCAATCATGAAGAGGAGGAGGATGAAGAA GTTGTGGTGAAAGAGGAGGATGAAATGGTTGACTCCTCTGATATCTTTGCTCATATCAGTGGAGTGAACTCATTCAAATGTAACTATCCCATCCAATCCTGGATCTGA
- the LOC107422816 gene encoding uncharacterized protein LOC107422816 isoform X1, which yields MDNEYVDAEKDEQANGDSLHSMKKDRELSKESNLKVTGSKSKRLVKRANLQHALIVNVKHFQTGRSCTKNSFFKIISNLDSRIPKRMVSLDEKYLRRCLELIHFSATKTARCNVSVNLSSAKMGFMSDSMSPKIVSGVAFDSARFVFKCPSAAGTGVEVITPAGQWILGSIMGSKSMINILKSPIFNQLGALDSNTNFGSIDSNYVNDSICYDIMGSPSGLSLSSPLKLDNGTPAMGKHKYGPGNRTGAPLKRLISMSSTNSACSEQSSSSASATVTQGMLQCTWKGGNPHFVFFTDDQREVYVANLWKFESKDEKVLDYMYLFHSGKGCQKDHEIRDSDSQLVGKMRVSNSFSLCPNNSKIMETEFVLFGGNESCALEMNTSSSHNIRKSKGLSKKVVEVFRTGHSSKQKTTSKLTGSSASLGYCIIESSLNTGDKLSAVGGPTLSDDHPPPNFELAAIVVKEHLPETRKEEVGGWGLKFLKKVGVKHVVKSKEASVPSECCQNITDCSTSMDVLIPAGLHGGPRTRNGGPSSIIERWRSGGHCECGGWDMGCPLTVLKPRPKKEVLPQTKIQGECKSFDLVIQGSEHGGPTLRIVNVHDDLYYIHFQPTLSILQSFSIAVAMIHTKSPTLRPKNVHELK from the exons ATGGATAATGAATATGTAGATGCGGAGAAGGATGAACAAGCTAACGGGGATTCATTACACAGTATGAAGAAGGACAGAGAATTATCAAAAGAGAGTAATTTGAAAGTTACTGGATCAAAATCAAAAAGGTTAGTCAAGCGAGCAAATCTACAGCACGCCTTAATTGTAAATGTTAAGCATTTCCAAACTGGTAGAAGTTGCACCAAGAATTCTTTCTTCAAAATTATTAGTAATTTAGATAGTAGAATTCCAAAGCGTATGGTTAGTTTAGATGAAAAATATCTTCGTCGTTGCTTGGAATTGATTCATTTCAGTGCAACAAAAACAGCTCGGTGCAACGTATCTGTGAACTTGAGCTCTGCAAAGATGGGCTTTATGTCTGACAGCATGAGTCCTAAAATTGTAAGTGGAGTTGCATTTGATTCAGCTAGGTTTGTCTTCAAATGTCCATCTGCTGCTGGGACTGGAGTTGAAGTCATAACACCTGCAGGACAGTGGATTTTAGGTTCAATCATGGGGAGCAAGAGTATGATAAACATCCTGAAAAGCCCTATTTTTAACCAATTAGGTGCCTTAGATAGCAATACAAACTTTGGAAGTATAGATTCAAATTATGTCAACGACTCAATATGCTATGATATTATGGGTTCTCCTAGTGGATTAAGTCTCTCTTCTCCACTGAAGCTAGATAATGGTACACCAGCCATGGGAAAGCATAAATATGGACCTGGAAACAGAACCGGAGCTCCACTGAAAAGGCTTATTTCTATGTCTAGCACAAACTCTGCATGTTCTGAGCAATCTTCTTCTTCAGCTTCTGCCACTGTTACTCAAGGGATGCTCCAATGCACATGGAAGGGGGGCAATcctcattttgttttctttacagATGATCAGAGGGAAGTCTATGTAGCCAACCTGTGGAAGTTTGAGTCAAAGGATGAAAAGGTTCTGGACTATATGTATTTGTTCCATTCAGGGAAGGGTTGTCAAAAAGACCATGAAATTCGTGACAGTGATTCACAGCTTGTTGGTAAGATGAGGGTGTCAAATTCTTTTTCTCTCTGCCCAAACAATTCCAAAATCATGGAGActgaatttgttttgtttggtgGTAATGAAAGTTGTGCATTAGAGATGAATACTTCTTCTAGTCATAATATCAGGAAGAGCAAGGGGTTATCAAAGAAGGTTGTGGAAGTGTTCAGGACAGGTCACTCGTCTAAACAGAAAACTACCTCCAAATTAACTGGATCAAGTGCCTCACTAGGTTATTGTATTATCGAGTCAAGCCTAAATACAGGTGACAAACTTAGTGCAGTAGGTGGCCCCACTTTGTCAGATGATCATCCTCCTCCAAATTTTGAATTAGCTGCCATTGTTGTAAAAGAGCATCTCCCTGAAACTCGAAAAGAGGAAGTTGGAGGTTGGGGCTTGAAATTTCTTAAGAAAGTTGGGGTCAAACACGTTGTCAAGTCTAAGGAAGCCTCAGTTCCTTCAGAATGTTGTCAAAATATTACTGATTGCTCTACAAGTATGGACGTTCTAATCCCAGCAGGTCTTCATGGTGGGCCAAGAACCAGAAATGGTGGCCCTTCAAGTATCATTGAAAGATGGAGATCTGGTGGACACTGTGAGTGTGGTGGTTGGGACATGGGTTGCCCTCTCACTGTACTTAAGCCTAGACCAAAGAAAGAAGTTTTGCCCCAAACAAAAATTCAGGGGGAATGCAAGTCGTTTGATTTAGTTATACAG GGTTCAGAACATGGTGGTCCCACGTTGAGGATTGTGAATGTGCATGATGATTTGTATTATATTCACTTTCAACCAACTCTGTCAATTCTGCAGTCTTTCTCGATTGCAGTAGCTATGATCCACACAAAGAGCCCCACTCTCCGGCCCAAAAATGTACATGAGTTGAAGTAG